TTCTAAGTGCCATAACTGATCAGCCCTCCACTTCAATGCGAGTCAGATTGTCACGCAGGATCGGACCGTACTCGTACTTGCCCGCGCACACATAAGAGCACAGGGACAAATCTTCCTCGTCCAGTTCCAGCGCACCCAGTTTCTGCGCCTGTTCAGTGTCGCCTACCACAATGGCACGCAGCAGCTGAGTCGCCAGAACATCCAGAGGCATCACTTTTTCGTACTGTCCCACGGGAACCATGGCTCGTTCGCCACCGTTGGTTGTGGTCGTGAAGTCCAGCTTCTTACGACTGAACAGCACTTTCAGTACAGAGTGACGCTTAACCATTGGGTTGGCCCAGCCGAGGAACAGGCGCTCATCGCTGTTTTCCAGAACGGACAGTTGGTTGTGGTAACGCCCCAGGAACGCGAACGCGCCTTCAGCGGTTCGGCCACCAAATACGGAACCGGAAATCACACGGTTGGTACCGGCTTTCATTTCGCCGGCGGTCAGCTCGTCGGTGCTGGCACCCAGGCGGGTACGAATCAGACGAGGCTTGTCAACCTGAGGACCCGCCAGAGCCACCACCCGGTCAGTGAACAGTTTACCGGTGGTAAACAGTTTGCCGACAGCGATAACGTCCTGATAGTTAATAGTCCAGACGGTTTTGGTAGCGCTAACCGGATCCAGGAAGTGAATGTGTGTACCGGCCAGACCGGCAGGGTGAGGACCGTCGAACTCTTCAGCGGTAGCGATGCTCGCAGGAATGCGTGCGCCCGGTGCTTTACACAGAAATATTTTGCCGCCACTCAGCTTGCCCAGAACGGTAATACCGGTCTCGAACGCTTCCTTGTGCCCAGCGATAACCACTTCCGGATTCGCAGCCAGAGGGTGAGTATCAATAGCGGTAACAAAGACAGAGTTCGGACGGGAACCCAGTTCAGGTACCTTACTGAACGGGCGGGTACGCAGTGCAGTCCACAGGCCGGACTCGTTCAGGTTCTCCTGAACCTGTTCGGCAGTCAGGCCAGCCAGCTCTGCAGTTTTATAGGCAGTAAAGGTTTCTTCTTCGTTGCCATCGATATCAATGACAACAGACTGAAGAACACGCTTCTCACCACGGTTCACAGCAGCAATAGTGCCACTGGCAGGAGCGGTGTAACGCACTCCAGGTGTTTTCTTGTCGGTAAAGAGCAGTTGCCCTTTTTTAACTCGATCTCCGGCAGCAATCGCCATGGTAGGCTTCATGCCTACGTAGTCAGAACCGATCACAGCGACGGAGCGAACGGCCCGCCCTTCTGTAATGGTCTGTTCAGGCGATCCTGAAATCGGGAGATCCAGCCCCTGTTTGATTTTGATCATACCTTTCGCCTAATCAATCAATTTTCAGGTCAGGAATAACCCGCCTCTCCGATGAACGATAAATGACAACTAATCCTCGCTAGAACAACACATGTTTGAGCAACACTTGCTAAAACACTCGTCTTGAAGAAAGCCCTGATCAGCACACAAAAAAAGACTCCGCTCTCCGTCAATCTGGAAAGGAGCCTTTCTTCGAGTTTCCCAAGGTCATTGGCATTTTTGTTTACCCCTAATCCAGCTAACATATGCCGCACTTAGACTGCCAACAATCTGGCATCATCATTTCTCCTGCGCTGCAACCTGCCACCAATAAGCGCTGTGAATCTATAGCCAGTCAATTTAACTTACTATCGTTCTAAAAACGCTAAAAAGGTCAAAATATACCCGTAGTCCCTGCCAGTCTTTTATCAATTCACCATGGAAAAATGGTGGCGCAATTATAAATAGACTGGCCGCGATATTCCATACTCCACACGGCTCTTACTGACATATTATTTACTTACCATATTAACCAAGCAGGAATTATACAGACTCAGACACAAGTTGCACTTGGTACTTGATCAGAAAAGAATCAGTAGTAAACTTACATCCACTGTAAACAGCCCTTATCCTCAAGGATGTATACGGTTATTCATCCCTTTTGGTGCATATTCCACTCTGCTTCTTTCAACTATGAAGGCGTGACGAATCAACTGGCCAGAGAAAACACTTTAAAGAAATTATCCGCAGTCCGCTGGATAAGGGTTTCCTCCGAAACACCTTTCAGAGAGGCCACGAACTTTGCGACATCCGGCAGATACTTTGGTTCGTTAGACTTGCCCCGGTGAGGAACCGGCGCCAGGTAGGGTGAGTCGGTTTCAATCAACAGTCGGTCCAGTGGCATTTTTCGCACCACATCGCGTAAGGCATCCGCATTGCGAAAAGTGACGATACCGGAAACAGAGATATAAAAATTCATATCCATGGCCGCTTTCGCCATATCCCAGCTTTCGGTAAAGCAGTGCAGAACGCCTGAATACTCTTTATCGGCATGCTCATCCAGCAACGTCAGCGTATCTTCACGGGCGTCACGGGTATGAATAATGACGGGCAGGGAACACTGTCTGGCCGCTTCCAGATGAGTGATAAAGCGTTGCTGCTGAACGGGGATATTGCCTTTGGAATAGTAGTAATCCAGACCCGTTTCACCGATAGCAACAACATGCTCGTTACTGGCCAGCTGAACCAGCTGCTCCAGCGAAGCCTCGGGACCGTCTTTTTCCAGAGGATGAACACCAACAGAGGCAAAGACATCATCGTAACGGCTGGCAATATCGACAACGTCATCCGCATTGTCCAAATCGATACCGATACAGAGCATTCGTTCCACACCCGCGTCACGGGCAGCCTGCACGGCACGATCAAGATCGCCATCGTATTGATCCAGCTTTAGCCGGTCGAGATGGCAATGAGAGTCAATCAACATAAGATAGGTATGAATCTATGAAAACAAGCTTCAATTTAAGCAAATCATTGATTAAACGGCTAGCGTGGATACTTCGCCTGATCCGGAAGCAATGAACGGGAAAGCTGTCAAAAGTCAATAAAGCCGGAGTCTCACTCTTGCTGACAGGAGGCATCCTCCGTTGATATACCCCAAAGGTCATACGGGTCAACTTCGTCGGGAACACCATAATCGACACTGCTGACGCTCTCACCGGTTGCTGAGGTCACTGTCGTCAATGTAGCCGAAGGCGTATAAGTCACCTCAACATGAGCACTCCCCATTTGAGACGCTACGTCACTGATAGTCTTCGTATGGCTGGAAGACGTTATAGTCAGAGTCGTTCCCGTAACCACCCCTGAAGGCTCGACCTGCGAATGTACAGCAGTTGAACGTACACTCCCACTGGCCTGGTCAGGGTGTCGACTTAGTTTGTGTGAATTAGCACCGTCTAAACGATTGAATGTTTTACCGCATACATCACATTTATAAGGCCGTTCAGCTGAATGTATTCGTTCATGTCTGACAAGAGAATCTTTCCGGGAGAAATTCGCCCCACAAATTCCGCATTCATGAGGGCGCTGTTGAGCATGGGTATTCAGATGCCTTTTAAGTTGTTGCTTTGTTCTGAAATCCCTTTGACATATGTTACACACATGATCCCTGGCACCGGTATGAATGAGCATATGACGCGAGAGAGATCCGGGAACGGAAAACTTCCTACCACAGACGTCACACCCAAAAGGCTGTTCACCGGTGTGGACTCGTATGTGATTAGACAGCACCGTTGAAGACTGAAAAACCCGGTCACAGTGAGGGCATTGATGAATAGGCATATCAGCTTCTCCTTGAATGATACATTGGGTATCAGGAAAGAAAGCCTGTGGCGAAGGTTATAGACAAGCTGGCAGAAAATCACAAGCGAAAGCTGCTTGTGCATGGGCGATCTCATTTGGCCCGGGCAATAAAACTGCCCCCAACATCCGACCTCTATGGTGCCCCCCCACTCTTGCTGACTGGAAGTGCCCTAAATTGATATATCCCAAAGGTCATCCGGGTCAACTTCGCCGGGAACACCATAATCGACACTGCTGACGCTCTCACCGGTTGCTGAGGTCACTGTCATCAATGTAGCCGAAGGCGTATAAGTCACCTCAACATGAGCACTCCCCATTTGAGACGTTACGTCACTGATAGTCATCGTATGGCTGGAAGACGTTGTTATAGTCAGAGTCGATGTCGTAACCACCCCTGAAGGCTCGACCTGCGAACGTACATTAATTGAACGCCCACTCCCACTGGCCTGGTCAGGGTGTTCTCTTTGCCCGTGTACCTTAAGAGTGGATGGACGTTTGAATGATTTACCGCATACATCACATTCATAAGGCCGTTCATCTGTATGATTTCGTTCATGGACTTTAAGATTATAAGCCTCGGTGAAAGCCTTTCCACAAGTTTCGCATTTATAATCACGCTTATTATTACTATGAGTTACCAGATGCCTCTTAAGGTGCGATTTCCTGCTAAAGTCCTTTTGACATATTTCACACACATGCTTCCGTTCGCCGGTATGAATGAGCATATGATTCGTTAAAGTTGCTTTGTGGGCAAACCTATGACCACAAACCCCACACGCAAAAGGCTTTACACCAGTGTGGCCTCGCTGGTGTCTTTTCAGTTCCGACGGGCTCCCACAAATCCGGTCACATTGAGGGCATTGATAATTAGGCATATCAGCTTCTCCTTGAATGATACATTGGGTATCAGGAAAGAAAGCCTGTGGCGAAGGTTATAGACAAGCTGGCAGAAAATCACAAGCGAAAGCTGCTTGTG
Above is a genomic segment from Endozoicomonas euniceicola containing:
- a CDS encoding Na(+)-translocating NADH-quinone reductase subunit A, which encodes MIKIKQGLDLPISGSPEQTITEGRAVRSVAVIGSDYVGMKPTMAIAAGDRVKKGQLLFTDKKTPGVRYTAPASGTIAAVNRGEKRVLQSVVIDIDGNEEETFTAYKTAELAGLTAEQVQENLNESGLWTALRTRPFSKVPELGSRPNSVFVTAIDTHPLAANPEVVIAGHKEAFETGITVLGKLSGGKIFLCKAPGARIPASIATAEEFDGPHPAGLAGTHIHFLDPVSATKTVWTINYQDVIAVGKLFTTGKLFTDRVVALAGPQVDKPRLIRTRLGASTDELTAGEMKAGTNRVISGSVFGGRTAEGAFAFLGRYHNQLSVLENSDERLFLGWANPMVKRHSVLKVLFSRKKLDFTTTTNGGERAMVPVGQYEKVMPLDVLATQLLRAIVVGDTEQAQKLGALELDEEDLSLCSYVCAGKYEYGPILRDNLTRIEVEG
- a CDS encoding TatD family hydrolase, with protein sequence MLIDSHCHLDRLKLDQYDGDLDRAVQAARDAGVERMLCIGIDLDNADDVVDIASRYDDVFASVGVHPLEKDGPEASLEQLVQLASNEHVVAIGETGLDYYYSKGNIPVQQQRFITHLEAARQCSLPVIIHTRDAREDTLTLLDEHADKEYSGVLHCFTESWDMAKAAMDMNFYISVSGIVTFRNADALRDVVRKMPLDRLLIETDSPYLAPVPHRGKSNEPKYLPDVAKFVASLKGVSEETLIQRTADNFFKVFSLAS
- a CDS encoding C2H2-type zinc finger protein; its protein translation is MPIHQCPHCDRVFQSSTVLSNHIRVHTGEQPFGCDVCGRKFSVPGSLSRHMLIHTGARDHVCNICQRDFRTKQQLKRHLNTHAQQRPHECGICGANFSRKDSLVRHERIHSAERPYKCDVCGKTFNRLDGANSHKLSRHPDQASGSVRSTAVHSQVEPSGVVTGTTLTITSSSHTKTISDVASQMGSAHVEVTYTPSATLTTVTSATGESVSSVDYGVPDEVDPYDLWGISTEDASCQQE
- a CDS encoding C2H2-type zinc finger protein, whose product is MPNYQCPQCDRICGSPSELKRHQRGHTGVKPFACGVCGHRFAHKATLTNHMLIHTGERKHVCEICQKDFSRKSHLKRHLVTHSNNKRDYKCETCGKAFTEAYNLKVHERNHTDERPYECDVCGKSFKRPSTLKVHGQREHPDQASGSGRSINVRSQVEPSGVVTTSTLTITTSSSHTMTISDVTSQMGSAHVEVTYTPSATLMTVTSATGESVSSVDYGVPGEVDPDDLWDISI